TTCTACCTACTCCACTGTACTCCTTCTTCTTTCGCTCTCTTCTATCCGTCAGCATCTGGATCTGCTCATTAAAGTCTGACCAGTGCAGATATTTAAACAAGTCTTGCTAGGTGACGGTTCGTTGATACCCTCTCCTAATGTATTCTGCTGGTATGATGTTGCTCTAGTCCAGAATGTTTATATTGGAGTGTAGTGTTATCATAGTTTCTTGATATTTGGCAGTACATTGTACGTGATATATACGTGATTTATCATCTAAAGTAGTGTAGTTTTCCTATGAAACTACTCTTGAAATTTTCGAAACTTAATCAGCTCTGCGaccctttccgttttcttttcgttttatttatttattcattcatctattcatttatttctccatGCTTCGCTGTTCTCTGGTATGGTGCCCGTAAAGAATGGCATTGATAACTGTGGTCTGTACATGACGTGCTCTCCAGTCTCCACACACAGATCTTCTTCCATTACACTGCAGCTTCATTCTATCTATACCTTCACTTAGACTCTCATACATTCCCTCGTTATTCTTCTCTCATCGGTGTCCTTCGTTTCATCACTAATCTTTTCACTGttaaacgtttctttttttttttttttgtacgtattcACCATGAATTTCTgagatttgtgtttttttcctacCAATTCTATTAGTGTCTTAAATTACAGCAGCCTAGTTAAGACACggcctcttactctctcttctgtgttcatgcacattcccttttttttttttttttctttcttcttttacggTACTCTGAAATGTCGGCTAAGAACGACCAAGGCAGTTAAAAGAGCTAAACATTTTCGTGTTCATTCGTTCTAGATATCCAGAGAAATTTCtgatattcctttttatttatcactGCAATTCCATCACTTTTATCCCTAGCATGACAGACTTCCCGCTCTGTCTCTACGAACATATTCTTCTCTACACAGCTACATACACTGCCATtttgaagaatatatataagctATTCTTGCCGGCAGATCCTTTCTATTTGCTGTCCCAATTACCCAATCGGTATGTCCCGCCACTTGAGCTCTGTTCTTAAGACTTGCCTCATCCTTACATCCATATTGACCTATCTATCTCTAACACAATATATAAACGTTTGCTAGTAATCTTGCATATTTGAAATCCTGAAAActgtgatcagagagagagagagagagagagagagagagagagagagagagagagagagagagagagagagagagagagagagagagattctttttgtctgatctctctctcttgtgctttGCCTAGCAACCCTCCGTAcctcctcctaccctcctcCATTACCCGCCGCTACCCAGAGAATGGAATGTAAAAGTAACCATGAAAAAGAAGCGCGTTCTTTGTTGTATTCCGGATATTCTCACAACTGACTGTATTTTGCAGCCTGAAGACTATGATGTGTCTAAAATCGTGGCTTTTATTCACATATGTGTATTGTTTTCAGGATTAACATTGACAACAACATTAGCAGTAGCAAgagaagcagcaacaatagcgttactactactactactactactactactactactactactactactactgctacttctactacaactgttGCTTCTACTGTtgtgataagaaagaaaatgtttaggGCTTGTGCAAGACTGAATCAAGCACCACACGTACCTTCAACTTGTTGCACATAGCAGTCTACTGTTCCACCTGTGTACAACTAAAAAGGCAATAACAGCGTCTGCACGTTGTCTGTTAGGCGAGCGCTGGGAGGAGCGGTCACTCACCCGACCCGCTTTCCACTTTCACTTCCATTAGGCGAGATCTAGACGTCTCTGGTTGTGTTTTCCCTCCCATTGAATAGCTCTTTTGTGTGCCCAGTGTCCCGAATGGTCCACTGCACACCGTGTAATCTTTATGGTCACTGTTTCGTCACGTATGGAACTCTGCAATTGTGTGATGATGAACAGTATAGCAAAAACATTCTCAAACATTCCAACGCTTGATCTTCATAATTTCCATGATgtaagtgatagtttaacaaggattctgcgtaATTATCCAGCAAAAGAACCATTCTCCACATAAAAAAGCTCTactggatgatgatgatgatgataaagatgacaaACTAATACTTGgctgaaacagaaaataaataatgaaataattacaagtctctcctccctcagttTGCTTTGTTTCTACTGGTGACGGCGGGACTGGCCTTCACCTCGGCCTTCCCGGAGAAACTGGAAGCCCTCGAGGACAACCTGGAGGATGATGAATATGAGGAAGAGCCAAAGAGACCCTACAGTTTCTCGTGGGCTGCCGCTCGCCACTACAACGGCGACCCGGACCGCGAGCACCAGGAGCAGCGAGGCGAGGATGGCATTACCCGCGGCGTTTATAGGTGAGTgagtgctcttttttttttttttccgccacaACAACTGTACAGGGGAGCGATTACTGACGACTGTGGCTCCAACTCCTGCATACTTGATCGCGCTTTTTCTTGCTTGGTGTTTCCTCAGTCTAGGGAGGGCATGCTGTCGGTTCGAGCCGGGAAATGAAGCATTAGGTGAGTGGTGGGAATTTTATGGACGTGGGCGAATCTTATCAAATCCTTGTGATTTTGTGTGTTTCAGGTATGTTGACCCTCGACTTAGAGTACAAGAGGTCGTGTACTATGCTGACGACCAAGGCTTCCACGTGGACGCCTCCAATCTGCCCAAGGACACAGCAGCCGTCCAGAATGCCAAGACGCATCACGAGGAACTCTTCGAAAAGATACGACAGGAACACGCTCGCATCGCAGCCGAGAGGGCGCTGCTGGAGTCCCAGGAGAACCAGTACGAAATTTAAATGACTCACGGACAACGACTCTCCCTGGAACTTCACCACTGTGGCTTTGATGGAGAGATTTGAGAGCAAGATTTTTGGATCttgcagaaaagagagagagagagagagagagagagagagagagagagagagagagagagagagagagagagagagagagaaaaaaaaactgaagaatgaaaaaattgTGATTCTCAATGATTACCAGTGGTCACGTGActcagcatatatatatatatatatatatatatatatatatatatatatatatatatatatatatatatatatatatatatatatatatatatatatatatatatatatatagtcatttACTGAGATTTCATAACGCTTCATTAAAAATAGTATTTTTCCGAAGGAAAATGTGTCACGTGTTGAAGAACAGGGGAGAGGTGAATGTTCGTGTTTTATAACATTATATGTGTACCATTACACAAATAACATGCTTatgtattttcatgttaacttaTTCTAATTTTTTCCCTTACATTTAAATAACAATGTCATTTCTCGTCTAATCATTCGTCACATTACCGGTTTTGTAaaactgtcagcagatcagaggacgtaCGATTAAATCAAATCGCAAAATATAGTGGGAGCGAATGAGGAAGGTTACTGGATTTCTGACCACGACTGTACAAGGCAGGGAATCTCACCAACACAAGGGACAACAGCATCCATTGGATCACTAGGATTGTTCGAAGCCACTATTTCAGATCCTAATGGTGTGCAGACTTGCCTTTCTAGAACGTCGTAAGGAATGCAGAGTGTAAAGATGAGGAACCTGTACAGTCGTTCATGAAGTCGAATAACTTTCTGCACTCTTATCCATCGAGTTATTGCATCCAGGTCTCAACATCTGGTGACATGTGAAACTTTCATGTATTCCGTCGCGCGTAGCCCATCGTCTTTGTTAGCCTGCGCGATTTTCTTCCaatcttaatttttttgatattgTAAAAATCTACCAATttcgtctatttatttatttatttagttagttatttactttcttacttATAAGGTTTCTCAACACATCAGAAGACTTAAGATTGAagaaaaaacgctgaaatgaaTGTTCGTTATTCAGCTTGTAATCATTAATGTATCACGGCAACTGTGAATCATCAATATATTTAATTCGTCTCACGTGTATTACCTCGTGACGTTAGGTTATTCAATTATTTAATGTTATCCTGCTTTTTCCAATGCGGGACTCACCAGTTTCCCGCCGTCGCTCTTCGCTCCTCTCACTAGGTACGTCACCTTGTCCAAATTGTGTGCTCCGCTAGAGTTTAGAATTCATCTTGTAGTAAATCTCCCGTATGTTCTCCAGAGTATATTCTGTAACtctttacttattcacattACAGAGCGAAGAGATCAGTTGATAAGTGTTAATCTAAAGAACAGTTCctgatgaaggaaaagatgaacacACAAATGCAAATGTCAATGTTTTATTAAAACATGCCACAATAACATACGATGCTACACAATACCTACTGCTGACACTGAAAAGTCTTATCTCtaagaaataagtaaagttGCTTTTAACAATGACAACATCAAACAAAACAACTGTGCATAACTCATAACTCTTAAGAGTGTACTATTAACGCCGCCGTGGTGACAAGCAGGCATAATTAACACATCGGACACCAAATCAATCCATCAATTTTAACACATTAAATTCTATTGGCAGTATGACATTTACTATTTCATTATCTGAGTAATCCAAGATGATTTGACACAGGAAAAATAGAAACTACTCAAATACTAATTTTGCTGTCAGCGGTGCTTTTTGATGTTACGCTTTGAACTTGTACGAAATCTTTCTATTACGCATAATGCGAAGCCATAACAGTCAAAAGTTATGGTGCGTTTAGAAATTATGCTCAACCTTGCACTACACCATTTCATTATTAAGAAAACATGTcgcagtaaaaaaagaaagataaataaatagattatatatatatatatatatatatatatatatatatatatatatatatatatatatatatatatatatatatatatatatatatatatatatatatatatatacgagtatatcacGAAGAACAGGTGTCATTATACTCTTAATTTCCGCGTTTCAGGTATGTTGATCCTCGAGACAGAGTACAAGAGATCGTGTATTATGCTGACGACCAAGGCTTCCACGTGCAGCGAGCCTCCAATCTGCCCAAGGAAACAGCGGCCGTCCAGAAGGCCAGGAAGTATCATGAGGAGCTCTTCGAAAAGATCCGACAGGAACACGCTCGCATCGCAGCCGAGAGGGCGCTTCTGGAGTCCCAGGAAAAACAGTACCAAATTTAAATGACTCACGGACAACGACCCTCCCTGGAACTTCACCActtgatggagagaaaaaattttTAGAGCGCGATTCTTGGATCTTgctgagaaaaagaggaacaaaaagaaattaatgaaaatgtgtaaTTTCATCATGCTTAAGAACGGTCACGTGACTTAGCACATTATAATAATTAATTCGTCGGGTTTTCAATGCGCTACAAAAATATTAGCATCATCCCAGAGGAAGATTGTGACGTGTCCGGTGTTGGAGAGCAGGGGGAGGATGAATGTTCCCATATTACAACATTATCTATGTGCCTTATTTGTATTATTACAACTAAAACATTTACATATTACTTTGTTAACTTAttcagtattttcttcttttttctcgctAGGTGGTTAGTGGTTAGTGATAGGATATGGTAAATATGTAAGCTCTGCATCCCCGTCATTACTCATAGTATCATCCGTCAGGTTTTGCaggactgtcagcagatcagaggacttacgACAGAGTGAAATCGCAAAATACAATGGAAGCGAGTCAGGAAGATCATTTCTGACTACGACTGAACAATGCAGCACGTGTCACCTAAACATGGGCACAACGTCCAGCGTATCACTAAGATTCTCAGCCAGTCACCATTGTTTTACATCCCAGTGGTAGGCAGACTTATCTTTTCAGGTACAGAGATACTTCCAGAACAGCGTGGCGAAAGAAAGGCAGCCTAAAGATGAGATCTTTGTACAGTCGTTATCAGAATATTCGAACTACCTTCTAGTCTTGTTTCCACTCAATTCACTAAGCCATTCCAACCAGCGTCTCGGCATCTGGTGACATCTGGAACCTTTTTTGTATTCCTCCGCGTGCATTCCAGCGTCTTTTGTTAGTCGTGGACCAAGCCCGATCtagtgttttgtgtatttctttcaATCTTAAATAATCTAATATCGTGAAAATCTGTTGGTTTCGctggtttttcttccttttaatagTTCAGTAGACtaaagattaaaataataatgcaaaacACAACGGGAATGAGTGCAAAAGGCTGCTCAGCTTGTGACTAAGGTTGTGCCAAGAGACCTGTGAACCATTATTATAGTCGATTCATTTCACGTGTATTAGCTCATGCCATTACATGAATATTGCTATTGCTTGGAATGCATCACTCACCAGCATCCCGTCATCACTTCTCGCTTCTCTTGCAGCGTCATCTAGTCGAGATTCTGTGCATCGTTTGAGTTTAGAATTCAACTTCCCCGTGGGAGAAGAGAATAATTCATTACTCCAGTGCTCGCCTTATACAGTGCATCACCTATAAGCTAAACTTTATACTATTCTCTATCTATATCATATTATGTGTTATAACTTATGTAAATTATGCATTAAGTAGGTAATAGTTATATCATGGAccgcattctcaaacgtttcagtGCTTTATCCCCACTTCTTTTGACAGGGTCAAGTCGAAATTATTGAAAAGTGTTCTCTCCATTCGAATGATACTTTAATAAGGTTCTTTATcatcagtcaaaaaaaaaaaaaaaaaaaaaacatgggaacGTGATTACTCATCTctatgacctttgaaaataatcccaGTGAGAGGGCAAAATGTTCCAAAGTTCGAATCCTCGTCTCCAAATTCTGCTTCATAGCTTCCTGTGCAGAGTTGTTCCTCAAGGAGTGGCATTGTAGATAACTCTTTAGCTTGAATTCTTAAACGCGTTAGcttctcataaggactattgGAGTTTTCACGGCGTTTTTCCCACTGATGATGCATAATACTCGTAAAGTTAtgactagaatcacgaaaacaccttcGAGGTCAAAATAACTTCCAATGGTATTTTCAAAGTGGTCAAGATGAGACACCAGAATGTTTGAGAACGCGATCTTATGTAAGTCccagaggaggagatggtgacaTGAGCGACACGTTTGTAGCATTGTGACAATAAAGGCTGTTATCGTACACGTCACTTTGTGCATACTGACCTTCGATGGCATACTGAGCCTACCTGACCTTTCCTGCACTGACTAGTTTTTACCTGTTTATCAGTTCTCGTTCTGTTCCAGTCTTCTTTAATTCACCATGATTAGGACTGAACTgtatttgaagagagagagagagagagagagagagagagagagagagagagagagagagagagagagagagagagaatttaaaagtGAAGGAACAGCCCAGGTAGAAACACGTCCAGTCACCGGTGTGTTTCAGATTCTACTACACTTGTCCCTTGGTTTAATCTGTTGACTGTGACTGGACGGCCTCTATCCCTTCAAACACCCTGTGGAGAATAAATGTCTCAGTGCCTCACTACACAGTTACGTGTGGCCTGAGTGATAAGTCTAGTAAAGCACTGAAGCTAAAAcgatttttttacctttctgtaCCTGTGCCTTTTAAGATGCCTTTGATACTCTATGGCACCCTTCCTTCAGTCTCAATGTAGTCATGTTCAAAAGTTCAGTAATCTGTGATCTttttagcatatatatatatatatatatatatatatatatatatatatatatatatatatatatatatatatatatatatatatatatatatatatatatatatatggctatAAAAGGACATACTCTACTGTCCGACATTTTTTCTGTCGTTCGTCCTTTTCCacatatacaagaaaaatgtaGGATGAGCCACTCAGATTAAGGTCAAGTTTTAAAAGATGAAGCTCCCAAAGCACAACTTGCCTCATTTTCTGGTGAAGGAGAATTTTCTTCGTTCATCTCGTGGCTGGCACCGTTTGGTGAGCACCATTTCTCCGCCCAGGACCGCCGTGGACGTCACCAGACCCAAGGTTAGCAAGAAGAACGCCGCCTGAAGAAATTGTCCAATATATATGTCGGGAGATTACTCAGTCGTCGCTGTTCTTTTAATATTGAATGCAGAAGGACAAGAGCTTGTGATGGAGAAAAGTGCACGATGACAGTATTGCTCCCACCAATGGTCTTTAGCACAAGGATCATTAAATGTAAGTGATGGCAATTCTGCGTACTATAGAAGATCAGTGATATCAACAGAGCTCTTATTTCATTAAAACTTGTACAAATGCCCTAAGTAGTGAAGTCACAAAATCCAGTGAATTTCAGGTCTATAAATCAAAGTAAATGGACTTCAGAACTGCTTCAAGAACTGCTTCATGTTACGCGGTCCATAAAGACCAAAAAGAACTGGGCACTGGATAGGTGGAGGTAGCTGCCAGATACTGCTCTCTGCTCTGAGACAGATTGTAGACTAAGACATCACTACTCTAGTCAATAGTACATTAAAGTCACCAAGATTGGGTCATCTGGAACTCCTTGTGCACTCATAGCACTGTACCTGAAGGTGCTGAAGGGTGATAGCAGGAGGCCCCGTGGTCTTAGCGGCACGGTTACTAGAGGATCCACCAGCCACCTCGTCCCCTGCCCACTTGTACACCAGGCCGCCCTCTGACAACCGCCGCAAGCTGGAAACATGCCGCACCCACCCTCAAGTTTGCATCTTAGCCACACACCAAGGTAGTGATATACTCGTGTAGTTGCTGTCAGAGAATGTTTTTTATGCGTGATGGAGAACGGTAAAACTAAGAGTTCATCATGCGTAGCCCTAGCGTATTGTAAGGAAACTAACATGGCACTGAAGGCGTCCCTCAGGGGAGAGCCGGTGCTGCAGGCGATGCCGTAACTCTGAGGCAGGAAAGTCTCCCGGCCAATGTGGAATTTGTGTCTCTGGCCGCtctgtgtggcttttgtgaCGGAGTTCAGCTGAGCGTTGATGAACACGTAGTACTCCCGCTTCAGGATCTGCCCGAGATGTGACGAGGGAGACTTAGTAAGTAGATGTAATGCTCCAGTCATTGGCGtctattcttaaacatttcggTGCCTTTAGCAAGCTGTAGTAGATATTATCTGCGGTTTACAAGGACATAATATGTACTACGATTCTAGTGGTAGAGCAGCGAAGATTCTGCTCCATCAATAGGAAAATAACTAACCCAATTTATCACCTCTGTGATAACAGTTCTAACAAAACACTATGCGTTTTAGAAATGTGGGTCATAGAAACATTGAAATGCTGATCGATATGGTGGCCATGAGAGGGAACGTTCATGGATTGAACCCCTGCCAGGACAATCATGAGTAACAAATCTGATACATTACTGAT
The Scylla paramamosain isolate STU-SP2022 chromosome 3, ASM3559412v1, whole genome shotgun sequence genome window above contains:
- the LOC135095176 gene encoding uncharacterized protein LOC135095176 produces the protein MNTWFALFLLVTAGLAFTSAFPEKLEALEDNLEDDEYEEEPKRPYSFSWAAARHYNGDPDREHQEQRGEDGITRGVYRYVDPRLRVQEVVYYADDQGFHVDASNLPKDTAAVQNAKTHHEELFEKIRQEHARIAAERALLESQENQYVDPRDRVQEIVYYADDQGFHVQRASNLPKETAAVQKARKYHEELFEKIRQEHARIAAERALLESQEKQYQI
- the LOC135095191 gene encoding glutamate receptor ionotropic, delta-2-like, giving the protein MSTLPLCFYISFPYSHTLYSPPGLVPANCWQGAKTGIYREVWLLMNHEDRDESFLPAPQSGIDMILKREYYVFINAQLNSVTKATQSGQRHKFHIGRETFLPQSYGIACSTGSPLRDAFSAILRRLSEGGLVYKWAGDEVAGGSSSNRAAKTTGPPAITLQHLQAAFFLLTLGLVTSTAVLGGEMVLTKRCQPRDERRKFSFTRK